The genomic DNA TCTGGTGGGTCGACAAGCAGGAGAGCGGGGCCTACTGGATCCGCAACTTCTCCAGCAACCAGAATTGCCTCGGCGTGGAGGGCGCGAACGGCGGCGCCCTCTTCTCCAAGCTGGTGCTCGACAACTGCAGCAACGTCGACGACCAGGAGTGGGAGATCATCCACCCGAAGAAGGACTGACGGCTCTCAGGCGGTCCCGGACCCGGCGGTCACCAGCCGCCTTCCCCCGGGACCAGCCTCCCGGCCTTGCGGTACTCACGGCGGGCGCCCTCCAGGAGGTCGTCCGCCGTCACCGTTCCCCCGCGTCCGGCGGCCAGGTAGGCCGCGGTGACCACGGCGCTGCGGATCGAACCGCCGGCCAGCTCGAAGTCCCGGGCCAGCGGCTCCGGGTCGATGCCGTCGGCGGCCGGGACGTGCGACAGTCCGTGCCGCCACAGTGCCAGCCGCTGCCCGGCGTCCGGGAACGGGAAGTCGACCACCAGGTCCAGGCGCCGGGTGAACGCCTCGTCGATGTTGGCCCGCAGGTTGGTGGTGAGCAGGGCGATGCCGTCGAAGGACTCGAGGCGCTGGAGCAGGTAGGCGCTCTCCATGTTGGCGTACTTGTCGTGCGCGTCCTTGACCTCGGAGCGCTTGCCGAAGACGGCGTCCGCCTCGTCGAAGAGGAGTACGGCGTCGGTGCGGTCGGCCTCGGTGAAGATGCGCTCCAGGTTCTTCTCGGTCTCACCGACGTACTTGTCCACGACCGACGACAGTTGCACCACGTACAGGTCGAGGCCCAGGTCGGCGGCGACCACCTCCGCCGACAGGGTCTTGCCGGTGCCGGACTCGCCCGCGAACAGGCCGAGGACACCCCGGCCGCGGCCGCCGCCCGCGCTCAGCCGCCACTCGCCGAGGACCTGGTCGCGGTGGCGGGCGCGCAGGGCGAGCTCGTGGAGCTGGACGAGGGGCTTGTCGGGCAGCACCAGGTCCCGCCAGTCCACGGCGGGCCGGATCCGCCGGGCATGGCGTTCCAGGCCGGAGGCCGACTGGCGGCGGGCGGCGAGCCGGACGTGGTCGGCGGTGACGGGCGTGCCGTCGAAGGCGGCGAGGGTGCGGGCGGTGAGCGCGGCCCGCTGGATCCGGTCGCCGCCGAGCCGGTACGGAGCGACGGCCGAGGCCAGGTCGAACCCGTCGGCGTCGGCGCCCAGCGCTGCGTGCCAGGCGGCCGCGCCACCGGCCCGGCGGCCCGGTGCGTCCAGGACCAGCGGATCGGTCGGGGACCAGTGCGGGTCGTACGGGCGGGGGTCCGTCACCAGGACGGTCACGTCCCTCGCCGCGGTCAGCGCCCGCACCAGCGGGCCCGGCTTCTCGGGCAGGCCCGCCACCACGACCGCCCGGCCGCCGAGGCGGGCCTCGCGCAGCAGCTCCGGTACGTGGTCCGCGGGCTCGGTGCAGCGCAGCGCGTCGATACCCGCGGCGTCCAGTACGGAGGCGACGGCGGCCAGGCCGTCACCCTCGCGCGGCTCGCGCAGGTAGGTGGTGAGCGGGCCGTCGTGCAGCCGGGCGGCCAGCCGGCGTACGAAGTCGTCGGCGTCGGTGCCGGCGGCGGGCAGTGGGTCCGGCATCGGGAGCAGCAGGCCGAGGAGGGCGGCGTCCGGGGTGTCGTCGCCGAGCAGGTGGCCGATGAGCCGGTCCGGGACTCGCAGCGAACGGGTGAGGAAGGGCCGCTCGGGCTCCTCCACCTCCAGCAGGCCGAGGGCGCACAGGGGGGCCGAGGCGTGGAAGCGGGTCCGGGCCGTCGCCGTGTGCGCGGGCACTCCGCACAGGTCGAGGGCGAGGCCCACGGTGGCGCGGCGGCGGCTCACGTCGTTGTTGAGGTAGCCGTAGAGCGGCTCGAAGGTGCGGTCGACGTCGGGGGCGAGGGCGACGAGCAGGGCGGCGGTGTCCAGCTCGGTCAGCCGCGTCCGCACGGCCAGCCGCGCCAGCCGGTCCCCGGGGCCGGCCGGAGCGCCGACCGGGACCGGTTCGACGGCCGGGGGCTCGCCGTCGCCGGACGGCCAGGTGCGCAGCAGGTGGTGGACGGCCTCGTCGGGCAGGTACAGGCCGCGCAGCGGGTCGTCGGCGGTGGGGTCGGTGGCGGTGCGGTGGTCGACCAGCGCGGCCACCCGTTCCCGCAGGACAGCGAGCCGGGTGAGCATCACCCGGGCGGGATCGTCGGACGGGGCTGAGAGGGTGCCCGGGGCGGTGTCCGGGGCGGTGGTGCCGAGGGAGTTCACAGTCGTCACGGGTCGTCACTGTCGTTTCGTACGGCCGCCCGGTGCGGCCTTGCGGGCGGTGCGGACCGCCGCCACCTGGTGCGGTCGGTGCGAGCGTCCCTCGGACACCGGCGGGTCGCCCTCCATGCCGCCGACGCGGACCGTCGCGCCCTCGGTGACCGGGGGCCCGGCCTCGTACTCGGGGAAGGCCGGGAAGGGCGCGGTCACCACCAGGTCGAGGGACGGCTTCAGCTCGCCGCCCAGGGCGGACCAGATCTCGGCGAGGGACCGGGCCTCGGTCTGGATGCCGGCCACCGTCAACGGCACCGAAAGCCCGAGCGCGCCGAGCGAGCCGGGGAGTTCCGAGGGCGGCAGCATCTCGCGGGGGAGCAGGGTCGCCAGGACCGCGGACAGCAGCCGGTGCTCGTCCTGCGGGGTCTTCGTCCAGGCCGTCACCAGGTACGACAGCCGGAACCAGCGCGGCGGCTGGCGGCGTTTGATGACGATGTCGTCCTGGTCGCGCACCGCCATCTGACCACGGTGCCGACGACTCACGTCCTCACGGATGTCGTACAAGTACGTGTTGACCACGGGGGCGTTGCGCCGGGCCGCCCAGTCACGGGTGGGTGCCTCGAAGGCCACGTCGATGCCCGAGTCGGTCAAGGTCCCGCCTGTGAGGAGGGTCTTGAGGACCTCGTCCACCTCGTGGATCACGCTAGCGCTCCCGCCCTGCCCGCACTCGAGTCCGCACGGCCCGCCCGCTGCCGCCGGTCACCGGTGCCTGCCACCGATGCTCTCACCGATCGTTCCTCCGGCCCGTCCCGCCCGCACGCGCCCCGGGGACGACGGACGGGCAGGATGCCGTGCCCGCGCGGACCGAAGGGTCCGCTCTCGATTGCCCGTTCGGTCAGATGTAGCCTTCCCGGAGGGCATAGGCCACGGCGTGGGCGCGGTTGCGCAGATGGAGCCGCGTGGTGAGCCCGTGCATCACGTTCTTGACGGTGCGTTCGGAGTAGGACAACTTGCCGGCGATCTCTCCGGTGTCGAGACCCTCGGCGACCAGCCGCAGGACGTCCACCTCTCGGGGTGCGAGGCCCAGCGAGGGGGCGCCGGGGCGTCCCGCCGCGCCTCGGTGCAGCGTGCCCACCTGGCTGATGAGCCGGCCCAGCAGGTCCGCGGGCAGGTCGCCGTCGCCGCGCGAGGCGGCCAGTACGGCCTGCACCAGCCGGTGGGCGGTGGCCTCGTGCCGCCAGACGATGGCGCCGACGCCGCACTCGACGACGTCGAGCAGTTCGCTCTCGCGGATCGCACCGATCACGAGGACGGCGCGTGCGCCCTCGCTGCGCACGATCCGGCGCAGCCGGGTGAGCGCCGCGTCGTCGAGCGCGTCCTCGATGAGCAGGGCCACCGTGCCGGGCCCCGACTCCTCGCGCAGGTCGATCTCCGGGTGCCGGCGCAACTGGCTGACCGCGCCCTCGCGGCTGATCGGGTCCGGAGCGGACACCGCCACCGGGACTCGCCGGTCGACGACGCCGACCGCTTTGCCCGGCCCGTGCGCGGACGTCGTGGATGTGGCGGATGTCATGGATGTGGTGGTGTTCCGGGGTGAGTTGAGCAACCGTTTCCCCCCTGTTCACGTGCCCGCGGTCCGGCACAGGCCGGTAGCGGATGTGCGTGTTCCACACTTATGGGACTGCTGGGACTTCGCAATCGTGGAGCACCACGAGGCACACCACGAGACCAGCGCGCCGACCGTCACGAACGGCCGCCGCGCGGGCATTCCGGCAGGTCGGAGGGCCCCGCCAGGACGCGGGGGCCCGTGGAGACGGCCGCGGACCACCGTGACCCGCGCCACTTCGCACCACCGTTCACCGCAGTCGTTCGTCTCACACACCGGGGGAGCACCATCCACCACAGGAGGCACCGATGACCGGACCGCTCCGCGAACGCGACGACGCCCACGCGTTGTTGGCCGCCGAGATCGAGCGCGCCCGGGCCGGCACCGGCCGCCTCGTCCTGCTGCGCGGCGCCAGCGGCACCGGACGCACCGCCGTGCTGGAGACCGCCGCCCGGCACGCCGAGGACCTCGGCCTTCGGGTGCTGCGTGTGCGCTGCTCGCCCGAGGACACCTCGGTGCCCTTCTCCATGGTCCTCCATCTCCTCGGTCCGGTGCCCGAGTTCACGGACATGGCGCCCGGCGGCGACGACCGGGGCAGCGCGGCCCGGCTGTGGCGGCTGCTGCGCTCCTACGCGGCCGAGGGCCCGGTGCTGCTGGCCGTCGACGACGTCCACCTGGCCGACGACTCCTCGCGCCGCTGGCTGACGGAGGCGGCCCGGCACGTCGACCGATTACCGGTACTGCTGGTCGCCACCGAGCGCAGCCAGTACGACGTCGACCCGCGGCCCGCTGGACTCACCCAGGCGCTGTCCCCGTCCCTGGTGCGCACCCACACCCTCGCCCCGCTCAGCGACTCGGCGGCGGCCGGGCTGGTCCGCGACGCCTTCCCGGACGCGTCCGCGCGGTGGACCGAGGAGTGCGTACGGGCCGGCGCGGGCAGCCCGCTGCTCCTGCACGCCCTGCTGGACGACCTCGGCGGCACCCCGCACCCCGGCGGCATTCCGCCCGTGCCGGACAGTTGCGCCGCGCTGTATCCCGGGTCCTACCCGGCCGCCGTCTCCTGGTGGCTGAACAGCGCGGGTCCCGCGACGGCCGACGTGGCGCGCTGCCTCGCGGCCCTGGAACAGGCCTGGCCCACGAGCCCGCCGGACCACCGGGCCGCCCTCCGGCATGCCCTCCCGCACCCGCGGACACCGCATACGGAGACCCTGTACCGCCAGGTCCCACCGTCGGACGGCGTGTACCAGCAGGCGTCGCCGTTGAACGGCGTGTACGGGCAGGTGTCTCGGTCGGATGCCGCGTACGGGCAGGCGTCTCCGTCGGACGGTGTGTACCGGGAGGCGTCGCCGTTGGACGGCGCGTATGGGCAGGTGTCTCGGTCGGATGCCGCGTACGGGCAGGCGTCTCCGTTGGACGGCGTGTACCGGGAGGCGTCTCCGTCGGACGGCATGTACCGGGAGGTGTCGCCGTTCGGTGCCGGGTACCCGCGGGCCTCGCTGTCGGACGGTGCGTACCGGCAGGACTCGCCGTTCGGCATCGCGCGTCGGCACACCCATGAGACGCCGACGGCGCGTACGCGTCGGCCCCGGGACATCGCGCCGGGCTGCCGGGACGTGTGGAGCGCGGACCCCGGCGGCGGCGTGGATCCGCGGACACCGCTGCCCGGCGGAACCGGCCGCGGCGCGGCGCTCCCGGAGCACGGCCCCTATCCGCACCCCGACGACCCCGCCGATGGGGCACCGTACCCGGCGTACCCGGTCCACGGGCCGTACGACGGGCCGTACGACGGACGACCGGAGCCCGCACCCGGCGCCGCCCACCGCCGCACCGGACCGCCCGCCCACGCGCCGGACCGGACGACGCTGTGGCGCACCCCCTCCCCGCCCGCGGCGCGGGGGTCGGCCGGGGACCCGGTCGACGTGCTCGCCGAGGCGGCCGGGGCCGATCCCGCGCGGATCGAGGGCTGGCTCGCCGCCATGACGCGGCTCGGGCTGCTGCGCCCCGACGCGGGCGGGCGCCCCCGCTACGCGCACCCGCTGCTGCGCGACGCCGTACTGACCGGCTGGCCCCGGCCGCGCCGCGAGGCCGTGCACCGGTCGGCGGCGGAGGCGATGCTGCGCCGCGGCGACCGCGTCGAGGCGGTCGCCCGGCACCTGCTGCGGACCCCGGCCGTGGGCCTGTCCTGGGCGCTGCGCGTCCTGCGCGACGCCGTGACCGTCGCCGTGCACGACGCCCGTCCCGCCGACGCCGTCGCCTATCTGCGCCGGGCGCTGGACGAGCCGGTGTCCGACGGCCTCAGGCAACGGCTGCTGACCGAACTGGGCTCCCTGGAGTACGCGTCGGCCGACACCCCGGCCGCCATCGCCAGGCTCGCCGAGGCCCAGCACCTGCCGGCCGACCCGCGCAACCGGGTGCGTACGGCCGTCGCCCTCGGCACCGCCCTGGCCGGGCGCGGCGAGATCCGTACCGCGATGGAGGTACTGCGCCGCACCGAGGGCCGGCTGTCCGGCCACCCGGGCCTGGCCCGCACCGTGCAGACCGCCACCGCGCTGCTGTCCGACGAGGACCCGGCGACCCGGCAGGAGGTGTACCGGGGGCTGTGCGAGACCGGCCGGCGCTCCCCGGAACTGGTCGGCACCGCGGGGCAGGCCCTGCTGGTGCGGTACGCGGCGACGGCAGCGCTGATCTCCGCCGACGAGGCGATGGTCCGGGTGCGGGACCTGCTCGCCCAGCCCACCGATCCGCTGGCCGAACCCTTCCTCCTCGGCACGGCCGCCGCGGTCGCCCAGTGGGCCGACGAACTCGACGAGGCCGAACGGCTCGTGGAACGCGGCCTGGCCGGACAGCACCCCGCCCTGCTGCACCCGATGCAGCACGCGCTGCTCAACACCCGCGCCGACCTCGTTGCCTCCCGCGGCGACCACGCCCGGGTGCTCGCGCTCGCCGCCGACCGCGGCCCGGGACCCGGCTCAGGTCCCACCAACCGGGACGCCCACGCCCTGATGGCGCTGGTGCACACCGGCCGCACCGACGAGGCCCTGCACCACGCCGACCGTTTCGACCTGCGCGAAGTGCCGGAGAACTGGGAGCTGAACCGCTACCTGTACGCGCGGGGCGTGCTGCGCGCCGCCACCGGCGACCCGGCGGGCGCCCTGCACGACTTCCTGGAGTGCGGGCGCCGCCAGGCGGCCCGGGAGGTGATCAGCCCGGTCGTCACCCCGTGGCGGACGGCCGTCGCGGAGTGCCGGCTGGCGCTGGGCGGCGGACCGGAGGCGCTGGCCCTGGCGACGGAGGAACTGCGGCTGGCCCGGGTGTGGAACACCCCGCGCACCGTGGGCCGCGCGCTGCGCGTGCTGGGCACCGCGACCGGCGGGCGCCGTGGGCTCGAGCTGGCCGAGGAGGCCGTACGGACCCTGCGGGACGCGCCCGCCGACACCGACATGGAGCTGATCCCCGCGCTGCTCGACCAGGGCCGCCAGCTCCTCGCCGCGGGCGAGCGCGGACGCGCCCGGGCCCGGCTGCGCGAGGCGGCGGAACTGGCCGAGCGCAAGGGCGCCCTGCGCTGGCTCACCCTGGCCGGGCAGGCCCTGCGCGAGGGCGGCGCCCGGGGCTCGTCGGCGTCCCGCACCGGCGCCGGTGCGCTGACCGGCAGCGAGCGCCGGATCGCCGAACTGGCCGCCGACGGCCGTACCAACACCGAGATCGCCGACCTGCTGCACCTCGCCCGGCGCACCGTGGAGACCCACCTGACCAGTACCTACCGCAAGTTGCGGATACGTCGCAGAACGGAACTGCCGGGCGCGCTGCACGGAGACGGACGCCGGGAACGGGACCGGTCCCGGGACGCGCACCCCAACCCGCAGGGCTGACGTCCGGCGACGGCTGTCCGACGCCCTCCCACGGGGCGCGCCATGTTCACAGGGCCTTCAGTCTCAGCTTGACGTTTCAACCGCCCAGGTCAGCACGGCCGCCGCGCTGCGAGGTCAGACGTCAAGCTCAGAGTCGCAATTTGCGACACCGGACACTAGTCGCTGTCGCTGTCGAAGAACGGCCGGCTCCGCAGAGGGCTTCGGTCGCGGTAGCTGCTGTCCCGGGCGAGGCGGATCAGCCGCGGGCGGCTGTAGCCCTCGTCGTCGCTGTCGCTGTCGAAGGTCGGCCGGCTCCGCAGGGGGCTTCGGCTTCGGACGCTGCGGCGCTGCGGCGGGCGGCTGTAGCTCTCGTCGTCGGTGTCGCTGTCGATGTCAGGGAACGAGTTGAGCTCCAGGTCGTCGGCCGGCCCTCTTGAGCGCGTGGGGTATTCGTCGGTCCGGGTGGCGCCGTAGCGATCCATGATCGTGCGCTGTTCGTCCGCGTCGAGGTAGCGGCCCGCGCGCATGGTCGAGCGGGTCACGTCGGCGTCGGCACGCTCGTACGGCCTCAGCCGCCGCGTCCACCGTTCCTCGCCGTCGCTGTCGTAGATGGGGGTGGGCGGGTTGGCGTCCAGCATCGCACGGAAGCTGCTGTCCGATTGGCGGCCCGCCGGGGTGCCCGTCATACGCGTGAATTCCGGCATGTCGTTGTAGTAGACCTGATTCATCAACAACGGCGTGCCCGGGTCGTTGTCCCTGAGGCGCTCTTCCTGCATGGCACGGTAGGTGACAGAGCTCAAACCGTTGTTCGCGATCGTGGAGCTCGAACCGGTCCCGGGGTGGGCGCGGTGGGCTTCCAGGGTCTCGTAGTACGCCCCGATCCTGCCCTCGTGCTGGGTGTCGCGGCGCCGCGGCACCGGGGCATAACGCGCTGTGGCAGCGTAGCCCCACGCGTGTTCCATTTGGTGCGTACTACCGCTGATCGGGGTGGGCTCTTCATCCTCCAGCCGTCGCCGCTCCCTGCGCCGGTAGCCGTACGTGCCGGGTGGGTACTCGTCACGCGGCGCGCGCTGCACGGGCACGGCGTCCGACTGCCCCGGCAGGGCATGATGCACGGCCGCGTTGCCCACCCGGTGCTGCGCTTGCCGCTCCGGATCCAGCGCCCGGGCCACGGCCGCGTTGCCGGCCAGCCGCTGGAGATTCAGCATCGCGGCAGCCTGCGGCGTGACGGGCGCTGCGGAGGGGCCGGCGGTGCGGTGCGGCGGACGAATGGACTTAACAGACCCCGAATTCTTCGCCAGTTCATCGCGTTCGTGCACCGGGCGCTCCCTGTTCCGTACTGGCTTCTCATAGCCTCGGTGACGCTAGCATCGCGTCGTTCCGCTGACGAGAGTCACGAGGGCAATGCCCTGGGCAGTGTGCGTTCCCGCAGACCAGGGACTGGCGGACCTATCCGGCCCGGCCACGATGCCCAAGGGTTACAGAAGTTCCGGTGGATTACCCCCGGGGATCAAAAGCATGTCGTCCTGCCTTTCGCCAGGCGTCCACGTCGAGGAGGCGGTCAGCGGCTCGCGCCCGATCGAGGGTGGGCACCTCGGCGGCGGCCTTCGTGGGCCTGGCCTCGACCGGTCCGTTCAACGAGCCGACGCTGGTGACCAACTGGAGCCAGTGCGGCACGTCGTTCGGCGGGTTCACCGACGGGTATTACTTCGCGCACTCCGTCAACGGCTTCTTCGACAACGGCACGGCCGCCTACGTGTTGGGCCGTGATCAATATCTGCGTTCCTCCGCAACACCGGGGCAGATCGCGGTAGAACGATGCCTGTTCTCCGAGCCGGTTGGCCGCCCCGGGCCTGGTCGGGACGGTTTCGGCGCGGTGGCCGGACGGGTCGCCGTCGCGCGGACGTTGCGAAACCCTCGTCTCACTCGCGCCGGAGACACTCATGGGCAGCGGCCGTTCTCTCGCCACTTCGTTACTCGACATCTCGAAGCGTGGAGAACGGCCGTCTCCGCTGTCCCGGGAAGAACTGCAGATCAGCAGGTCGAGTGACCTACGACGTCAAACGCCGAGTTCACAGGTCGCGCAGCAGCCGCCCGATCTCCAGCTGCTCCGTCTCCAGCGGGTCGCCGTCCTCGACGTTCCACAGGCTGTTCTGCAGCACCCGGCCGAGGGACCAGGCGCGGGCCCGCTCCCGGTCGAGCCCGAGGACGTCGGTCATGGCGTCGAAACGCCACCGGGTCTCGCCCGGGTCGTAGCGGTTGTCGAGGGCGGGCAGCAGGTCGAACCCGGGGTCGCCGGCCAGCGGCTTGGGGTCGATGGCGAGCCAGGGGGCGCGGTCCGCGGCGAGGACGTTCTCGTAGTGCAGGTCCCAGTGCAGCAGCCGGTCGCCCGGCTCGTCGGCGACCTCGCGCACGGCGGCGGCGCAGTCGGCGACCAGCCGCCGGTCCGCCGGGTCGGGGATGCGCTCCAGGGTGTCGGGGGTCCGCTCCAGCATGCCCCGCGCGATGTCCCCGAGACGGCGCACGCCGGGCGGCGCGGGGGTCGCGGTGAGGTGCGCGAGCATCCGGGCGATGACCAGGACGGCCTCGCGGGAGTCCGCGACGTGGCTGAGCATGCGGCCGGCGTCCAGGCGCTCCAGGAGCATGGTGCCGGTGGCCGGATCGTGGTCGAGCAGCCGCACCGCGCCGTCTCCGTCCCACACCCGCAGGGCGAGTGGCTCGCCCTCGGTCTCGGCGTCGAGAATCTGGAGCTTCAGCACGGCCTCGGTGCCGTCCCGGCGCACGACCGGCAGGACCAGCGCCGCCCACCCGTGCATCGACGGCCCGTCGAGCCGCAGTTCCCACCGCTCGAGGAATCCGGCCGCCAGCGCCGGCAGCCCCTCGACGAAGGCGCGCCCGGCCTCCCCGTTGTACTTCGCCTGCGCGGCCGCGAGCTTCTCGGGTACGTCGATCACACCTCCGGACGCTACCGGCGGGCGCCCCCGCGGTCATGCGGATTTCCGCCTCACCCCACCGGCTCCGGCACCGGACGTTCGGCCGGGGTGCCGTGCTTCGGCGCCTTGGCCGTCACCATCACGCCCGCCACCACCGCCGCCAGCAGCATGACGCCGGCGGCCACCCAGATGGCGACCGTGTAGCCGTGCACGATGCCCTCCCGGACGATCAGTTCCCGCTGGGAGGGGTCGGTGAGGTGGGCGGTGATCCAGGAGGCGCTCGTACTGGTCGCGATCGTGTTGAGCAGCGCGGTGCCGATCGAGCCGCCCACCTGCTGCGAGGTGTTGACCGTCGCGGAGGTCACGCCGGAGTCCTTCGGGGCGACCCCGGCGGTGGCCGTGGAGAACACCGGCATGAAGGTCAGACCCATGCCGAGGCCCATCAGGAGCAGCGCCGGGAGGATCTCGGCGACGTACTCCGAGTGCACGGTCATCCGCGTGAGGATCACCATGCCGCCGGAGGCGAGGAGCATGCCGGGGACCATCAGCATGCGCGGGCCCACGTGCGGCAGCAGCCGGGCCGAGATCTGGGTGGAGCCCACGACGATCGCGGCGGTCAGCGGCAGGAACGCCAGGCCGGTGCGCACGGGGGAGTAGCCGAGGATGACCTGGAGGTAGTAGGTCATGAACAGGAACAGCCCGAACATACCGATGACCGCCAGCATCATCGTCAGGAAGCAGCCGGCGCGGTTGCGTTCCCGGATGACGTGCAGCGGCAGCAGGGGCGTCGGCGCCCGGGTCTGCCACCACACGAAGGTGGCCAGGAGCACCACGGCCAGGCCGAACAGGGCCAGCACCAGCGGGTCGGTCCAGCCGCGGGGCTGGGCCTCGCTGAAGCCGTAGACGAGGGCGACGAGACCGCCGCAGCCGAGGACCACGCCGGGCACGTCGAGACGGGCGTCGGCATGGCCGGGCCGGTCGTGCAGCAGGGCGAACGCGCCGATCACGGCGATGACGGCGATGGGGATGTTGACGTAGAGGCACCAGCGCCAGTTCAGGTACTCGGTGAGCACGCCGCCGACGATGAAGCCGATCGCGGAGCCGCTGCCGGCCAGCGCGCCGTAGATGCCGAAGGCCTTGCCGCGCTCCCTCGGGTCGGTGAAGGTCGTCGTCAGCAGGGACAGCGCGGACGGCGCCAGGACGGCGGCGAAGACGCCCTGGAGGGCGCGGGCGCCGAAGAGCATCACCGAGGTGGTGGCGGCGCCGCCGATCGCGGAGGCGGCGGCGAAGCCGATCAGGCCGATGACGAAGGTGCGTTTGCGCCCCACCAGGTCCGCGACCCGCCCGCCGAGCAGCAGCAGGCCGCCGAACGCGAGGGTGTAAGCGGTGATCACCCACTGCCGGTTGGCGTCGGACATGTCCAGGTCGCGCTGGGCCGAGGGCAGCGCGATGTTCACGATCGTCGCGTCGAGGACGACCATCAGCTGCGCCAGGGCGATCACCACCAGCGCCCACCAGCGATGGGTATCGGCCTCCGCGGGCGCGGCGGGTCCGCCTGTCCGACCTGTCCGGGAGCCACTCATTTCGCCAGAAGACCACGATTCGGGACGTGTCGCATCCCGTTGCCCGGGCCGCCGCACGGACCGGCAGGCCGGCCGCCGGTCATGGTTCCAGGACCACCTTCCCGGTCGTCGCCCGGTTCTCCAGGGCGCGGTGCGCGGCGGCGGCGTCGGCGAGCGGGAAGCGCCGCACGGCCGGGACGAGCCGGCCCTCGGCGGCCTCGGTGAGGGCGCGCAGTTCGAGGGTGCGTACGGGGTTGGTGCCGCCGGCCCTCTCCATCATCACCGGGCCGAGGACCTGCTGGGAGACGCCGTCGACGAGGTACGGGGTGCCGTCGTGCAGACCCTCGCCCGACCAGCCGAAGACCAGGTGCCGCCCGCCGGGCCCGAGCAGGGCGACGGCCTCGCGCGCCACGTCCCCGCCGACGCCGTCGAAGACGACGGTGGCCTCCCTGCCGCCCAGGTGGGCGCGGACCTTCCCCGGCCAGCCGGGGTCCCTGTAGT from Streptomyces sp. CB09001 includes the following:
- a CDS encoding ATP-binding protein; amino-acid sequence: MLTRLAVLRERVAALVDHRTATDPTADDPLRGLYLPDEAVHHLLRTWPSGDGEPPAVEPVPVGAPAGPGDRLARLAVRTRLTELDTAALLVALAPDVDRTFEPLYGYLNNDVSRRRATVGLALDLCGVPAHTATARTRFHASAPLCALGLLEVEEPERPFLTRSLRVPDRLIGHLLGDDTPDAALLGLLLPMPDPLPAAGTDADDFVRRLAARLHDGPLTTYLREPREGDGLAAVASVLDAAGIDALRCTEPADHVPELLREARLGGRAVVVAGLPEKPGPLVRALTAARDVTVLVTDPRPYDPHWSPTDPLVLDAPGRRAGGAAAWHAALGADADGFDLASAVAPYRLGGDRIQRAALTARTLAAFDGTPVTADHVRLAARRQSASGLERHARRIRPAVDWRDLVLPDKPLVQLHELALRARHRDQVLGEWRLSAGGGRGRGVLGLFAGESGTGKTLSAEVVAADLGLDLYVVQLSSVVDKYVGETEKNLERIFTEADRTDAVLLFDEADAVFGKRSEVKDAHDKYANMESAYLLQRLESFDGIALLTTNLRANIDEAFTRRLDLVVDFPFPDAGQRLALWRHGLSHVPAADGIDPEPLARDFELAGGSIRSAVVTAAYLAAGRGGTVTADDLLEGARREYRKAGRLVPGEGGW
- a CDS encoding aminoglycoside phosphotransferase family protein — translated: MIDVPEKLAAAQAKYNGEAGRAFVEGLPALAAGFLERWELRLDGPSMHGWAALVLPVVRRDGTEAVLKLQILDAETEGEPLALRVWDGDGAVRLLDHDPATGTMLLERLDAGRMLSHVADSREAVLVIARMLAHLTATPAPPGVRRLGDIARGMLERTPDTLERIPDPADRRLVADCAAAVREVADEPGDRLLHWDLHYENVLAADRAPWLAIDPKPLAGDPGFDLLPALDNRYDPGETRWRFDAMTDVLGLDRERARAWSLGRVLQNSLWNVEDGDPLETEQLEIGRLLRDL
- a CDS encoding DUF4255 domain-containing protein, with product MIHEVDEVLKTLLTGGTLTDSGIDVAFEAPTRDWAARRNAPVVNTYLYDIREDVSRRHRGQMAVRDQDDIVIKRRQPPRWFRLSYLVTAWTKTPQDEHRLLSAVLATLLPREMLPPSELPGSLGALGLSVPLTVAGIQTEARSLAEIWSALGGELKPSLDLVVTAPFPAFPEYEAGPPVTEGATVRVGGMEGDPPVSEGRSHRPHQVAAVRTARKAAPGGRTKRQ
- a CDS encoding response regulator transcription factor: MTSATSTTSAHGPGKAVGVVDRRVPVAVSAPDPISREGAVSQLRRHPEIDLREESGPGTVALLIEDALDDAALTRLRRIVRSEGARAVLVIGAIRESELLDVVECGVGAIVWRHEATAHRLVQAVLAASRGDGDLPADLLGRLISQVGTLHRGAAGRPGAPSLGLAPREVDVLRLVAEGLDTGEIAGKLSYSERTVKNVMHGLTTRLHLRNRAHAVAYALREGYI
- a CDS encoding LuxR family transcriptional regulator, which produces MTGPLRERDDAHALLAAEIERARAGTGRLVLLRGASGTGRTAVLETAARHAEDLGLRVLRVRCSPEDTSVPFSMVLHLLGPVPEFTDMAPGGDDRGSAARLWRLLRSYAAEGPVLLAVDDVHLADDSSRRWLTEAARHVDRLPVLLVATERSQYDVDPRPAGLTQALSPSLVRTHTLAPLSDSAAAGLVRDAFPDASARWTEECVRAGAGSPLLLHALLDDLGGTPHPGGIPPVPDSCAALYPGSYPAAVSWWLNSAGPATADVARCLAALEQAWPTSPPDHRAALRHALPHPRTPHTETLYRQVPPSDGVYQQASPLNGVYGQVSRSDAAYGQASPSDGVYREASPLDGAYGQVSRSDAAYGQASPLDGVYREASPSDGMYREVSPFGAGYPRASLSDGAYRQDSPFGIARRHTHETPTARTRRPRDIAPGCRDVWSADPGGGVDPRTPLPGGTGRGAALPEHGPYPHPDDPADGAPYPAYPVHGPYDGPYDGRPEPAPGAAHRRTGPPAHAPDRTTLWRTPSPPAARGSAGDPVDVLAEAAGADPARIEGWLAAMTRLGLLRPDAGGRPRYAHPLLRDAVLTGWPRPRREAVHRSAAEAMLRRGDRVEAVARHLLRTPAVGLSWALRVLRDAVTVAVHDARPADAVAYLRRALDEPVSDGLRQRLLTELGSLEYASADTPAAIARLAEAQHLPADPRNRVRTAVALGTALAGRGEIRTAMEVLRRTEGRLSGHPGLARTVQTATALLSDEDPATRQEVYRGLCETGRRSPELVGTAGQALLVRYAATAALISADEAMVRVRDLLAQPTDPLAEPFLLGTAAAVAQWADELDEAERLVERGLAGQHPALLHPMQHALLNTRADLVASRGDHARVLALAADRGPGPGSGPTNRDAHALMALVHTGRTDEALHHADRFDLREVPENWELNRYLYARGVLRAATGDPAGALHDFLECGRRQAAREVISPVVTPWRTAVAECRLALGGGPEALALATEELRLARVWNTPRTVGRALRVLGTATGGRRGLELAEEAVRTLRDAPADTDMELIPALLDQGRQLLAAGERGRARARLREAAELAERKGALRWLTLAGQALREGGARGSSASRTGAGALTGSERRIAELAADGRTNTEIADLLHLARRTVETHLTSTYRKLRIRRRTELPGALHGDGRRERDRSRDAHPNPQG
- a CDS encoding MFS transporter, which translates into the protein MSGSRTGRTGGPAAPAEADTHRWWALVVIALAQLMVVLDATIVNIALPSAQRDLDMSDANRQWVITAYTLAFGGLLLLGGRVADLVGRKRTFVIGLIGFAAASAIGGAATTSVMLFGARALQGVFAAVLAPSALSLLTTTFTDPRERGKAFGIYGALAGSGSAIGFIVGGVLTEYLNWRWCLYVNIPIAVIAVIGAFALLHDRPGHADARLDVPGVVLGCGGLVALVYGFSEAQPRGWTDPLVLALFGLAVVLLATFVWWQTRAPTPLLPLHVIRERNRAGCFLTMMLAVIGMFGLFLFMTYYLQVILGYSPVRTGLAFLPLTAAIVVGSTQISARLLPHVGPRMLMVPGMLLASGGMVILTRMTVHSEYVAEILPALLLMGLGMGLTFMPVFSTATAGVAPKDSGVTSATVNTSQQVGGSIGTALLNTIATSTSASWITAHLTDPSQRELIVREGIVHGYTVAIWVAAGVMLLAAVVAGVMVTAKAPKHGTPAERPVPEPVG